TTCCTCTCCCATTGGGCCTGCGCCATGAATGCCGCTTTCCTGTCTGATCTGCAAGAGCTGGTACGGTTTCCCAGCGTCAGCACCGACCCGCGCTGCGCCGACGCCGTGCGGGCCTGCGCCGCCTGGCTGGCCCGCCACCTGCGCGGCCTTGGCCTCGACGGCGTGCAGGTGTATTCTACGCCCGGCCACCCCATTGTTTACGCCGAAAAGCTGGTGAGTTCCCGGCTGCCCACGCTGCTCATCTACGGCCACTACGACGTGCAGCCCGCCGCCCCGAAGCCGCCTGGACCGTGCCGCCCTTCGCCGGGCTGATTCGCGGCAACCAGCTGTTCGGCCGCGGGGCTTCCGACGACAAAGGGCAGTTTTTTATCCACTTAAAAGCCCTGGAGCTGCTGCTCAACTCGGGCCGGCCGCTGCCGCTGAACGTGAAAATCCTGCTGGAAGGCGAGGAGGAAATCGGCAGCCCCAATCTGGCCGCATTCGTGCGGGCTCACCGCCGGCAGCTGCGCGCCGACTGGGCCCTGCTCTCGGATACCAACCTGCTGTCGGCCACCCGGCCCGCCCTGACCTACGGGTTGCGCGGCTCCCTGGCCGTCGAGCTGACCGTGACGGGGCCCCGTGCGGAACTGCACTCGGGTATTTTCGGCGGCGCGGTGCTCAATCCCCTGCAAGCCCTGTGCACGCTGCTGGCCGCTTTGCACGACGAAGCCGGGCGGGTGGCCATTCCCGGCTTTTACGATTCGGTACACCCGGCTTCGACGGCCGAGCGGGCCTACCTGCGGCACCACGGCCCCGCGGATGCCCAGCTGCGGCGCGAGGCCCAGGTGGCGCAGGGCTGGGGTGAGCCGGGCTACTCCCTGTATGAGCGCACGGTGCTGCGGCCTTCGCTGAGCATCACCGGTCTGACGGGCGGCTACCAGGGTTCCGGTGTGCAGTCCATCGTGCCGGCCCGGGCCTCGGCTAAGCTTAGCTTCCGGCTGGCCCCGGGCCAGAACCCGCACCAGGTGGAGCAGCAGCTGCGGGCGTTTCTGCGCCGGCTAACCCCGCCCCAGGTGCAGGTGACGGTAGCGGCCCAGCTGCATGCTCCGCCCTACACGGTGCCGCCCCGGCTGCCGGTGATGCAGGCCGCGGCCCAGGCCTACGCCCACGGCTTCGGGCGCCGGCCGGTGCTCCAACGCTCGGGCGGGACCATTCCCGTCGTCAGCCTCTTCGAGCAGCACCTGGGCATCCCGACGGTGCTCATGGGCTTTGGCCTGCCCGACGACCACAAGCACGGCCCCGACGAGTTTCTGTATTTGCCCAACTTCTGGCGCGGCATCCGCACCAGCCTGTTTTTGCTGCGCCGTCTGGGCCAGCTCACTTCTACTTCCGCCCCGCTATGCTCATCATCGACTGCCACTGCCACGCCGGCCAAGGCGACGGCCTGACCGGCCCCTGGGACACCGACGCGCCCCTGGCGCCCTACCTGGCCTGGGCCGACGAGGCCGGAATTCAGCGCACGGTGCTCTTCGCCGCTTTTCACTCCGACTATGCCGTGGCCAACGCCGAGGTAGCCCGGTTGGTGCGGCAGCAGCCCGAGCGGTTTTACGGCTTTGCCTTCGTGCACGCCCAGCGCGACCGGGGCCGCATCCGGGAGCTGGTGGGCACGGCCGTGCAACAGTACGGTTTCTGCGGTATCAAGTGCCACCGCTTCGACGCCCGCATCAGCCGCGAAATCTGCGACGTGGCCCGGGCTTTCCGCCTGCCGGTGCTCTACGACGTGGTGGGCGAAATTGCGGTAGTAGAGCTGCTGGGCGAGCAGTACCCCGACGTGAATTTCATCATCCCGCACCTGGGCTCCTTCTCCGACGACTGGCGGGCCCAGGCTGGCCTTATCGACCACCTCGTGCGCTTTCCCAACATCTACACCGACACCAGCGGGGTGCGGCGCTTCGACATTCTGCAGCGGGCCGTGCACCGGGCCGGGGCCCACAAGTTCCTGTTTGGCTCCGATGGTCCCTGGCTGCACCCGGGCGTGGAGCTGGCCAAAATCAAGGCCCTGCACCTGAGCCGGGAAGAAGCCCAGCAAGTAGTGGCCGGCAACCTGCTGGGCCTGCTCAGCACCGTGCAGGCCCAGCCGAACGCCGCGGCCCTGCGCCGGATTGCGGTGCCGGCGGCCGAGCTCAGCCAGGAGTGGCGCGACCCGTGGCTGGTGCGGCCCTAAAGGCGCCTGCAGCTGGTATCTTCAGCCATCTTGAGGAGAATGAAAAGCCATTCCGGCCCAGGCGGCCAGCTGGATTCAGCGGGACCAGGTCTTTACTACGCTGGTGGTAGAGAGCCTGGCCCCGGTGGTGGGTGACTTGACTGGGGTAGGCGGGAAGGAGCTTTATGTAGCGGCCCTCCGCGCCCGTTTGCCCGATAAGGTGGGCCGGGCCCGCCTACTGGCCCAGGCGGTTTCGCTCGGCGGCGTTGCCCGTGGTTTCGACGCGCTTGCTCTTCAGGTCGGTCTTGCCCAGGTTGTAGGTAAATGAGAGGCGCACCCGACGGGTATCGTTGTAATTGATGCTGGTGTTGACGACCGGCACCACGTTGGAGCTAACCTGGAAATTAAGCTGGTAGAACAGGTCGAGGACGTCGAGCTTGAGGGAGGCTTTCTTGTCCCAGAAGCTCTTTTTGGCCGAGAGCATCACGTACGAGTAGGAGTCGTAATCCGTCAGGCCGTTGAAGGAAGGCGAGTTGTAGAGGGCGTAGAGGCGGGTGCTCCAGCCGTGGCCCAGGTTGAAGGTGTTGTCGGAGCTGAGGGTGAAGTAGGTTTTGCTTTTGCGCAGGACCGCAGCGTTGTCGAGCGGGTTAGGGAAGCTCAGTTCCCGGTGGTAGAGGTTGCCGGTGTTGGTCATGCTCCACCACTTGGCCGGCGAGTAAGGAGCCGTCAGGGTGAGGCTGGTCAGGTGCTGCCGCGCCACGTTCTGCTGGGTATATACCAGCCGCTGCTGGGGCTGGTCGTAGGTGTAGACCGACGAAATGGCGTTGGGCGTAATCGTATGGCTGAGCTGCAGGCCGTAGCCCTTGTAGAGGTGGTTCCAACTCAGGCTGTGGGCGTATTCGGGCCGCAGGGCGGCGTTGCCCTTGGTCGAAGTGTACGTGTCGAGCAGCCGCTCGTAGGGAATCAGGCTTTCGTAGGCCGGGCGGTGAATGTTCTCCGCGTAGGCCAAAGACGTCGAGTAGCTGTCCGACACCTGGTAGTCGGCCCGCAGATTCGGGAACAGGTTCACGTAGCTTGAGTCGGGGCCGGCGCCCACCCGGTAGCGGGTCAGTTCGCCGCGCAGGCCGGCTTGCAGACTGAGCTTGCCCACGGTCTGGTTCAGGTTGAGGTAGGCGGCTCCGATGTGCTCCTGGTAGCCCGTCAGGTTGGTAGTGCCGGCCGGCCATTCGCCGTTCTGCAGGGTCTGAATCAGCTGCCGGCTTTCGTTGCGGGTGGCGGTGTACTTCAGGCCCGTCTCCAGGCGGGTGCAGGCGTTCCAGATCTTGGCGTAATCCAGCACGCCGGTGTAGATGCGGTAGGTGGCCGGAATGTCGTTGCGGAAGCTGCTGCGCGTTTCGAGCGAGTCTGAAGGCACCTGCAGGTACTGGCCGAAGGTTTGCTGCTGGGTGCTGCTGAAGCGGGCGTAGTTGCCGCTCACCAGCAGGCTGGAGCCCAGGCTGTCGAGCTGGTGCTTGGCAAAAAGCGTGTAGTTCACAAAAGTCTGGCTCAGGTACACCTCGTCCTCCACGCGGTTGCGGGTCAGGCCGGCCCGCTCCGTCACGGTGGCCCGGGTCCAGCCCGCGCCGGTCAGGCTGCCCTGGGTCAGGTCGAAGTCGAAGCCGATGGTAGTTTTGGGGGTGAAGTGGTAGTTGAGGCTGGTGCTGAAGCTGTTGTCGCGCAGGGTTTTGTCCAGGTCGTTTTGCTGCTCCAGGCTGGCCACGGGCATAAAGCCCTGGTAAAGCGTGCGGCGGTAGCTGCCCCGCTCGAAGCCACCCTTGCTGGCCAGGCTGGCGTTGGTCACGAAGTCGAGCTTGGGGGAGCTCAGGCGCAGGCCGCCGTTGAGGCCGCTGCCGCGGCGCTGGCCCTGGCTGAGATTGCCGCCCAGGTTGGCGTTCCAGCCCAGCGTTTTGCTGCGCTTGGTATAGATTTCAATAACCCCGCCCGAGGCGTCGGCGTCGTACTTGGCCGAAGGGTTGCTGATCAGCTCGATACGGTCAATTTGGTCACCGGGGATACTGGCCAGCACCGCTTCCAGGTTAGCTCCGGGCAGGCGCTTGCCATTGAGGTAAATCAGCACGTTGGCTTTGCCCCGGAAGGTAAGTTTGCCTTCCAGCAGCTGCACCGAGGGCGCCATGCCCAGAATGCTGTAGGCGTCGTTGCCGGCGCCCAACAGGCTTTCCCCCACGTTCATCACCACCCGGTCGGGTTTCTGCAGCAGCAGCTGGCGCTGGGCCGTCACGGTTACCTCCCCCAGCTGCTGGGTAGCGGGCTGCAGGCCGA
Above is a genomic segment from Hymenobacter cellulosivorans containing:
- a CDS encoding amidohydrolase family protein, which produces MLIIDCHCHAGQGDGLTGPWDTDAPLAPYLAWADEAGIQRTVLFAAFHSDYAVANAEVARLVRQQPERFYGFAFVHAQRDRGRIRELVGTAVQQYGFCGIKCHRFDARISREICDVARAFRLPVLYDVVGEIAVVELLGEQYPDVNFIIPHLGSFSDDWRAQAGLIDHLVRFPNIYTDTSGVRRFDILQRAVHRAGAHKFLFGSDGPWLHPGVELAKIKALHLSREEAQQVVAGNLLGLLSTVQAQPNAAALRRIAVPAAELSQEWRDPWLVRP
- a CDS encoding M20/M25/M40 family metallo-hydrolase, giving the protein MPPFAGLIRGNQLFGRGASDDKGQFFIHLKALELLLNSGRPLPLNVKILLEGEEEIGSPNLAAFVRAHRRQLRADWALLSDTNLLSATRPALTYGLRGSLAVELTVTGPRAELHSGIFGGAVLNPLQALCTLLAALHDEAGRVAIPGFYDSVHPASTAERAYLRHHGPADAQLRREAQVAQGWGEPGYSLYERTVLRPSLSITGLTGGYQGSGVQSIVPARASAKLSFRLAPGQNPHQVEQQLRAFLRRLTPPQVQVTVAAQLHAPPYTVPPRLPVMQAAAQAYAHGFGRRPVLQRSGGTIPVVSLFEQHLGIPTVLMGFGLPDDHKHGPDEFLYLPNFWRGIRTSLFLLRRLGQLTSTSAPLCSSSTATATPAKATA
- a CDS encoding outer membrane beta-barrel protein, with amino-acid sequence MRYFAPTAAPVTTSLRRALLLLVVLLTATAARAQTTLTGRAIDLRTQEALSFSTVVLKTAGEPATIVTSALADAQGNFVLKASQAGNYQLQVLMLGYATHTQPVVLAAGPATVSLGTIGLQPATQQLGEVTVTAQRQLLLQKPDRVVMNVGESLLGAGNDAYSILGMAPSVQLLEGKLTFRGKANVLIYLNGKRLPGANLEAVLASIPGDQIDRIELISNPSAKYDADASGGVIEIYTKRSKTLGWNANLGGNLSQGQRRGSGLNGGLRLSSPKLDFVTNASLASKGGFERGSYRRTLYQGFMPVASLEQQNDLDKTLRDNSFSTSLNYHFTPKTTIGFDFDLTQGSLTGAGWTRATVTERAGLTRNRVEDEVYLSQTFVNYTLFAKHQLDSLGSSLLVSGNYARFSSTQQQTFGQYLQVPSDSLETRSSFRNDIPATYRIYTGVLDYAKIWNACTRLETGLKYTATRNESRQLIQTLQNGEWPAGTTNLTGYQEHIGAAYLNLNQTVGKLSLQAGLRGELTRYRVGAGPDSSYVNLFPNLRADYQVSDSYSTSLAYAENIHRPAYESLIPYERLLDTYTSTKGNAALRPEYAHSLSWNHLYKGYGLQLSHTITPNAISSVYTYDQPQQRLVYTQQNVARQHLTSLTLTAPYSPAKWWSMTNTGNLYHRELSFPNPLDNAAVLRKSKTYFTLSSDNTFNLGHGWSTRLYALYNSPSFNGLTDYDSYSYVMLSAKKSFWDKKASLKLDVLDLFYQLNFQVSSNVVPVVNTSINYNDTRRVRLSFTYNLGKTDLKSKRVETTGNAAERNRLGQ